The window CGACCCACCACCTCAACTTAGCCCCGAACCCCACCACCTCAACTCACCACGCCCCACCAGCTCAACTAGCCCCGACCCCCACCACTCAAACTCTACCCCGACCCCACCACCTCCGAACTCTAGCCCCGACCCCACCACCTCAAACCAGCCCGACCCCACCACCTTCAACTCTACCCCGAACCCCCACCACCAACTCCTTAGCCCGACCCACCACCTCAACCTAGCCCCGACCCCACCTCAACTCTAGCCCGACCCCCACCACCTCACTCTCAAGCCCCGACCCCCACCTCAACTCCCTAGCCCCGACCCCCACGTGACCTCACTCTAGCCCTCGAACCCCACCACCGTCAACTCTAGCCCGCGACCCCCACCACCTCAACCACCCCACACCCCCACCTCAACTCTAGCCCCGACCCCCTCCACCTCACGCAACCCTGACCCCCACCACTCAACTAGCCCGACCCTCACACTCAATCTAGCGCTGACCGTCGCTCAATTGGCCCCCGCACACGCAACCTAGCCCGCTATACCCCACACCTCACACTCTAGCCCCGACCCACCACCCTCAACTCTAAGCCCCGACCCCACCGACCTCAATCTAAGCCCCCGACCCCATCCACCTCAACTTAGCCACAACCCACCACCTCAAACTTAGCCCCGACCCCCACTCAATCAAGCCCCGACCCCACTACCTCCAACTCTTAGCCCCGACCCAACACCCCTCCAACTCTAGCCCGCCCCTCACCACCTCAACTCTAGCCCCGACCCCACACCTCAATCTCTAGCCCCGACCCCCCACCACTCAACTCTAAGCCCGACCCCCACCACATCACTCTAGCCCGACCCCACCACCTCAACTCAGCCCCGACCCCCACCACCTCCAACTCTAACCCGACCCCCACACACTCTAGCCCAACCCACCACTCAACTCTAGCCCCGACCCCACCACCTCAACTCAGCCCGACCCCCACCACCTCAACTCTACCCCCGACCCCCACGACCTTCAATCTAGCCCCCCCCACCACTCAACCTCTAGAAGACCCCCACCACCTCAACTCTAGCTCCGACCCCACCAACCTCAACGCtagcccccacccccaccacttcAACCTAGCAATTGACCCCCACACCTCAAGAACTCTAAGCTCACCCTCACCACTCAACTCTAACTCCGACCCCACCACCTCAACTCTAGCCCGACCCCACTCACCTCAAACGCTAATCCCCGACCCCCACCACTCAACGCTAACCCCGACCACCCACCACCCCAACGCTACCCCCGACCCCACCACCTCAGACGCGTAAccctgactctctcctctcttcttcttctctatctctctcctctctctctcctctctctctctctcttgctgcatTGATCGATGAGGAAATTTGAAGAACTGCACGCGTTGAAGAGATGTAGACGAAAGGAGGTGGCTAATAAGCTTCTGGCTGACATCTGACTTGCTGACTTTCTGCAAATGGGAAAATGATGGCACTAAACtggccaagaagaagaagaa is drawn from Salvelinus sp. IW2-2015 unplaced genomic scaffold, ASM291031v2 Un_scaffold4923, whole genome shotgun sequence and contains these coding sequences:
- the LOC139026492 gene encoding uncharacterized protein, with the protein product PSNPTTVNSSPRPPPPQPPHTPTSTLAPTPSTSRNPDPHHSTSPTLTLNLALTPRPHTSISSPDPPPLNSKPDPHHITLARPHHLNSAPTPTTSNSNPTPTHSSPTHHSTLAPTPPPQLSPTPTTSTLPPTPTTFNLAPPTTQPLEDPHHLNSSSDPTNLNASPHPHHFNLAIDPHTSRTLSSPSPLNSNSDPTTSTLARPHSPQTLIPDPHHSTLTPTTHHPNATPDPTTSDA